One Kribbella sp. NBC_00662 genomic region harbors:
- a CDS encoding beta-N-acetylhexosaminidase, with product MNLPVIPAPASSSASGGSFAVGAGHGIAAPPAELAGVAERFAADIALDTGLTLTGDAGITLALALEPVDDVPTAVGVRADGGDVDERHGLEITDSGIRVWGPTPEAVHRGLTSLRQLISAHLQDGVAVLPAGRIVDGPRFAWRGLSLDVVRTFHGPDEVRRIIDMLSLYKLNVLHLHLTDDQGWRVEVPSRPALTDVAGKGAIDDRPGGYYSRSELAELVAYAAERFVTVVPEIDMPGHTTAVFTAYPELAPAQIRTVDLGNGASMQLSTLQPGLDETWAFVEDVLDAVIPQFPQSAFVHIGGDEAWGMSDEDHAAFVERAAALVRARGKQVIGWQEIARAAIDPADVVQYWMDVDLGSMDADSAPSDLPDDLLPILVEGLQKAQYDVPKALAAGARILASPTTWLYFDRPHKDATSDPAQEEARKRLGLQFYGPASIQDGISWDPVESLRGVDSVEQVIGVEAAIWCESIVTSEDLELMLLPRLPGAAEKGWSHETVTDWTEYSARLAQQSPAWRNRTWTWLKSTEVDWK from the coding sequence GTGAACCTTCCTGTTATTCCCGCACCCGCCTCCTCATCGGCATCCGGCGGCTCGTTCGCTGTCGGCGCGGGTCACGGCATCGCCGCGCCACCTGCCGAGCTCGCCGGGGTTGCCGAGCGTTTCGCGGCCGACATCGCGCTCGACACCGGTCTCACGTTGACCGGCGACGCCGGCATCACGCTCGCGCTCGCGCTCGAGCCCGTTGACGACGTACCCACAGCGGTCGGAGTGCGCGCTGATGGCGGTGATGTCGACGAGCGCCACGGCCTGGAGATCACTGACAGCGGCATTCGGGTGTGGGGGCCGACGCCGGAGGCAGTCCATCGCGGCCTCACGTCGCTGCGCCAGTTGATCTCCGCACATCTGCAGGACGGGGTCGCGGTCCTGCCGGCTGGTCGGATCGTCGACGGGCCGCGGTTCGCCTGGCGCGGGTTGTCGCTTGACGTCGTGCGGACGTTTCACGGGCCGGACGAGGTGCGCCGCATCATCGACATGCTGAGCCTGTACAAGCTGAACGTGCTCCACCTTCACCTCACGGACGACCAGGGCTGGCGGGTTGAGGTGCCGTCGCGGCCTGCTCTGACGGATGTTGCTGGAAAGGGGGCGATCGACGACCGGCCTGGCGGGTATTACTCGCGGTCGGAGCTGGCCGAGTTGGTCGCGTATGCGGCCGAGCGGTTCGTGACCGTCGTGCCGGAGATCGACATGCCGGGGCATACCACCGCGGTCTTCACGGCGTACCCGGAGCTTGCGCCGGCGCAGATCCGGACCGTTGACCTGGGCAACGGTGCGAGCATGCAGCTGAGCACGCTGCAGCCCGGGCTCGACGAGACGTGGGCGTTTGTGGAAGACGTGCTGGACGCGGTCATTCCGCAGTTCCCGCAATCCGCCTTCGTGCACATCGGTGGGGACGAGGCGTGGGGGATGTCCGACGAGGATCACGCCGCGTTCGTCGAGCGGGCTGCGGCGCTGGTTCGCGCGCGGGGCAAGCAGGTGATCGGCTGGCAGGAGATCGCCCGCGCCGCGATCGACCCCGCGGACGTGGTCCAGTACTGGATGGACGTCGACCTCGGCTCCATGGACGCCGACTCCGCGCCGTCCGATCTGCCGGACGATCTGCTCCCGATCCTCGTCGAGGGTCTCCAGAAGGCACAGTACGACGTGCCGAAGGCCCTCGCTGCCGGAGCCCGGATCCTCGCCTCCCCGACGACCTGGCTGTACTTCGACCGCCCGCACAAGGACGCGACCAGCGATCCGGCTCAGGAGGAGGCCCGCAAGCGCCTCGGCCTCCAGTTCTACGGACCGGCATCCATCCAGGACGGGATCTCCTGGGACCCGGTGGAGAGCCTGCGCGGCGTCGATTCCGTCGAGCAGGTGATCGGCGTCGAGGCCGCGATCTGGTGCGAGTCGATCGTCACCAGCGAGGACCTCGAGCTGATGCTGCTCCCCCGTCTCCCCGGCGCCGCGGAGAAGGGCTGGTCGCACGAGACCGTCACCGACTGGACGGAGTACTCCGCACGCCTCGCGCAGCAGTCCCCAGCCTGGCGCAACCGCACCTGGACGTGGCTCAAGTCGACCGAGGTGGACTGGAAATAG
- a CDS encoding NPCBM/NEW2 domain-containing protein, giving the protein MRRFLGGVIAAALVAGAIATTTTPAVAAQATAPVLSPTPYMGWNTYYGLGGDFTEDTIKSVADSLVSRGLAKAGYDIVWLDGGWQADQSRSDAGDLVPNPAKFPNGLKPVVDYIHSKGLKAGIYTDAGPYIPGKCGLGSGGHYQHDADTFAAWGFDAVKVDYLCGIAANLDPKTVYTEFAQALRNNASHRPMIFNLCNPVTSPDWGNYPESQQSINSWSYAPGIAQSWRTYTDVGFQGDIKFKDVLRNYDANARHPEVVKPGAFSDPDYLAPELGMSDEEFRTQLTLWAVAAAPLVVGSDVRKLSATTVGMLTDPDVIAINQDKAAVQAVRVGAAGTTETWVKLLADGGRAVALLNRGDSAKTLTTTASAVGLQGSRFTLKNAWSNKVTESAGVISAAVPAHGTALFRVEPARGVPGAPHVTAGIPQVTKVGTDPQPADVAPVVAGGDELTVQVNVRNDGLTPILQPAVTVAGGTGWTVKSLTKAPILIAGGQQADFAFTVKLPAGAAPGTASVTAQTAYQTVLYGVQKQTTVLSPIVIAPAPPSGTVPLSHHDWITATSGWMSPTIDESVGGGNPIKLTGTTYPTGIGVASPSLIRYYLGKSCSRLTGVAGIDDVVSNVGPEGGTATFQVVGDGKVLFDSGTVDRFTPKQFDVDLTGVRVLDLVVGDAGDGGYNDRADWAAPTATC; this is encoded by the coding sequence ATGAGGCGATTCCTAGGTGGGGTGATCGCGGCTGCCCTGGTGGCCGGCGCGATCGCCACCACGACGACCCCGGCGGTGGCAGCTCAGGCCACCGCACCGGTCCTCAGCCCGACGCCGTACATGGGCTGGAACACGTACTACGGTCTCGGCGGCGACTTCACCGAGGACACGATCAAGTCGGTCGCGGACTCGTTGGTGAGCCGCGGGCTGGCGAAGGCCGGTTACGACATCGTCTGGCTGGACGGCGGCTGGCAGGCCGACCAGTCGCGCAGTGACGCCGGCGATCTGGTTCCGAACCCGGCCAAGTTCCCGAACGGTCTCAAGCCGGTCGTCGACTACATCCACAGCAAGGGCCTGAAGGCGGGTATCTACACCGACGCCGGCCCGTACATCCCGGGTAAGTGCGGTCTCGGCAGCGGTGGCCACTACCAGCACGACGCCGACACGTTCGCGGCCTGGGGATTCGACGCGGTGAAGGTCGACTACCTGTGTGGGATCGCGGCCAACCTGGACCCGAAGACGGTCTACACCGAGTTCGCCCAGGCGCTGCGCAACAACGCGAGCCACCGGCCGATGATCTTCAACCTGTGCAACCCGGTCACCTCACCGGACTGGGGCAACTACCCCGAGTCCCAGCAGTCGATCAACTCCTGGTCGTATGCGCCGGGGATCGCGCAGTCGTGGCGTACGTACACCGATGTCGGCTTCCAGGGCGACATCAAGTTCAAGGACGTACTGCGTAACTACGACGCGAACGCGCGACACCCCGAGGTGGTCAAGCCGGGTGCGTTCAGCGACCCGGACTACCTCGCGCCCGAGCTTGGGATGAGCGACGAGGAGTTCCGCACGCAGCTGACGCTGTGGGCTGTTGCGGCTGCTCCGCTGGTGGTCGGCAGCGACGTACGGAAGCTGTCCGCGACGACCGTCGGGATGCTGACGGATCCTGATGTCATCGCGATCAACCAGGACAAGGCCGCGGTGCAGGCCGTCCGAGTCGGTGCCGCGGGTACGACGGAGACGTGGGTCAAGCTGCTCGCTGACGGCGGCCGTGCCGTCGCACTGCTGAACCGGGGTGACAGCGCGAAGACGCTGACCACGACGGCGTCGGCAGTCGGTCTGCAGGGGTCTCGCTTCACCTTGAAGAACGCGTGGAGCAACAAGGTGACCGAGAGCGCCGGCGTGATCAGCGCGGCGGTTCCGGCGCACGGTACGGCGCTGTTCCGGGTCGAGCCGGCTCGCGGCGTACCGGGTGCTCCGCATGTGACTGCGGGCATCCCGCAGGTGACGAAGGTCGGCACCGACCCGCAGCCCGCGGACGTTGCGCCGGTTGTTGCCGGTGGCGACGAGCTGACCGTGCAGGTCAACGTCCGCAACGACGGGCTGACCCCGATCCTGCAGCCGGCGGTGACTGTTGCCGGTGGCACTGGGTGGACGGTGAAGTCGTTGACCAAAGCGCCGATTCTCATTGCCGGAGGCCAGCAGGCGGACTTCGCCTTCACGGTCAAGCTCCCCGCCGGCGCCGCCCCGGGGACTGCGAGCGTGACCGCGCAGACGGCATACCAAACGGTATTGTATGGCGTCCAGAAGCAGACCACCGTGCTGTCGCCGATAGTGATCGCGCCGGCGCCGCCGAGCGGGACCGTGCCGCTGTCGCACCACGACTGGATCACCGCGACCAGCGGCTGGATGTCGCCGACCATCGACGAGAGCGTCGGCGGCGGGAACCCGATCAAGCTCACCGGTACGACGTACCCGACCGGCATCGGCGTCGCATCGCCGTCGCTGATCCGCTACTACCTCGGCAAGTCGTGCTCACGGCTGACCGGTGTGGCCGGCATCGATGACGTGGTCAGCAACGTCGGACCTGAGGGCGGCACGGCGACGTTCCAGGTCGTCGGCGACGGCAAGGTCCTGTTCGACAGCGGCACCGTCGACCGCTTCACCCCGAAGCAGTTCGACGTCGACCTCACCGGCGTACGCGTCCTCGACCTGGTCGTCGGCGATGCGGGCGACGGCGGCTACAACGACCGCGCGGACTGGGCTGCACCTACCGCAACCTGTTGA
- a CDS encoding alpha-galactosidase, whose protein sequence is MRTWTLRGTTTSYVVGVPDHGQWAQLVAWGPHPVEILGTEHFVPRADVEPLEYAVRGVRYTAPVDLVVSGPDGSDELRPVFDEAATGEPRDVFPGTELQLVFRDGGRGVRVELHYLVVGDVVERWVSVGNDGVDELTLHRHDSAGFVVPAGNTVKYLWGEWNSEFQQASVTLPRGRFTIGSAQGITGHSYSPFLATDGPVAYGVQLAWSGSWEMSADVDTTGLLRIQAGRSSSSLGLRLGPGETWTSPKAVGACSAEGADGLARVFHEYERAASRRRTAQVLYNSWFATEFDIRAEHQLELARRAAGIGVETFVVDDGWFVGRSDDAGGLGDWEVDPAKFPDGLDGFISQLRDLGLDFGLWIEPESVSPSSRLASEHPEWILRTAGREPVLIRNQLLLDLSRDDVREFIRGTLDRLLATYDIKYLKWDANRPRLDSGDQRRDVDGLVVSNLYTILDRLRAEHPEVYVEGCAGGGARVDLGMASRVETLWPSDNTAPLDRLRIQQGFRTGFAPHLMSSWVTDAVGTHDGRERSFDFRFHVAMAGVLGIGADLSRWTDKQLKTATRHIEQYKGFRELIADSKVYGLAAGVQYVGAARSVVFLWETGDGNVRGTLPTRPRRVPLAGLDPAKNYRVGSETYPGSYLLQVGVAFDGPADSQCLIVEALD, encoded by the coding sequence GTGAGGACGTGGACGCTACGCGGTACGACGACGTCGTACGTCGTCGGCGTGCCCGACCACGGCCAGTGGGCCCAGCTGGTTGCCTGGGGCCCGCATCCCGTCGAGATTCTCGGCACCGAGCACTTCGTACCGCGGGCGGACGTCGAGCCGCTGGAGTACGCCGTCCGCGGGGTGCGTTACACCGCGCCGGTCGATCTGGTCGTCAGCGGACCCGACGGATCGGATGAACTCCGTCCCGTCTTCGACGAAGCAGCAACCGGCGAGCCCCGGGACGTCTTCCCCGGGACCGAGCTGCAGTTGGTCTTCCGGGACGGCGGCCGCGGAGTGCGGGTCGAGTTGCACTACCTGGTGGTCGGGGACGTCGTCGAGCGATGGGTCTCCGTCGGCAACGACGGCGTCGACGAGCTGACGTTGCATCGGCACGACTCGGCCGGGTTCGTCGTTCCTGCTGGGAACACCGTCAAGTACTTGTGGGGCGAGTGGAACAGCGAGTTCCAGCAGGCCTCGGTGACGTTGCCGCGCGGCCGCTTCACGATCGGCAGCGCGCAGGGGATCACTGGGCATTCGTACTCGCCGTTCCTCGCCACCGACGGACCGGTCGCGTATGGGGTGCAGCTCGCGTGGTCCGGGTCCTGGGAGATGTCGGCGGACGTCGACACCACCGGGCTGCTGCGGATCCAGGCCGGTCGTAGCTCGTCGAGTCTGGGCCTGCGGCTCGGCCCGGGGGAGACGTGGACTTCGCCCAAGGCCGTGGGGGCTTGTAGTGCCGAGGGGGCGGACGGGCTCGCGCGGGTGTTCCACGAGTATGAGCGGGCGGCGTCGCGTCGGCGTACCGCGCAGGTCTTGTACAACTCGTGGTTCGCGACGGAGTTCGACATTCGGGCGGAGCATCAGCTCGAGTTGGCTCGACGGGCGGCGGGGATCGGCGTCGAGACGTTCGTGGTCGACGACGGGTGGTTCGTCGGGCGGTCCGACGATGCGGGCGGGCTGGGTGACTGGGAGGTTGATCCGGCCAAGTTCCCCGACGGGTTGGACGGATTCATCTCGCAGCTCCGCGATCTGGGACTTGACTTCGGGTTGTGGATCGAGCCGGAGTCGGTCAGCCCGTCGTCACGGCTGGCTTCCGAACACCCGGAATGGATCCTGCGTACGGCGGGGCGCGAGCCGGTCCTGATCCGGAATCAGTTGCTGCTCGATCTCAGCCGCGACGACGTCAGGGAGTTCATCCGGGGCACGCTGGATCGGCTGCTCGCGACGTACGACATCAAGTACCTGAAGTGGGATGCGAATCGGCCGCGGTTGGACAGCGGCGACCAGCGGCGGGATGTCGACGGGCTGGTGGTTTCGAATCTCTACACGATTCTGGATCGGCTGCGGGCTGAGCACCCCGAGGTGTACGTCGAGGGGTGTGCCGGGGGCGGGGCCCGGGTTGATCTGGGGATGGCTTCCCGGGTCGAGACGTTGTGGCCGTCGGACAACACGGCCCCGCTGGATCGGCTCAGGATTCAGCAAGGGTTCCGGACCGGGTTCGCGCCGCACCTGATGAGTTCGTGGGTGACCGACGCGGTGGGTACGCACGACGGTCGCGAGCGGTCGTTCGATTTCCGGTTCCATGTCGCGATGGCCGGCGTACTCGGGATCGGCGCGGACCTGTCCCGTTGGACCGACAAGCAATTGAAGACGGCGACTCGTCATATCGAGCAGTACAAGGGCTTTCGAGAGTTGATTGCCGATAGCAAGGTCTATGGACTCGCGGCCGGCGTGCAGTACGTCGGCGCGGCGCGATCCGTGGTGTTCCTGTGGGAGACCGGCGACGGCAACGTGCGCGGCACGCTGCCGACCCGGCCGCGGCGGGTGCCGCTGGCCGGGCTGGATCCGGCGAAGAACTACCGGGTGGGATCAGAGACCTACCCGGGCAGTTACCTGCTGCAGGTCGGCGTCGCGTTCGACGGCCCGGCCGACTCGCAGTGCCTGATCGTCGAGGCACTGGACTGA
- a CDS encoding carbohydrate ABC transporter permease, whose product MIRRTGYHVAMSIVSFLWVAPILWVIVISFRSFDDVAANGLGSLPHSFTLSTYKSAWEDADEFRALINSLLVTIPAVLLSLGLASIAAYGLARYSIPFRRTILLLMLMGNLLPPQILLIPISRFVELIGYYDTLIALIAVHVGFGLGFYTFVLHGFMRDLPREIQEAATIDGAGPGRIYSSVILPLTRPALAALGALSFTWIFNDLLWSITVIRSGEKMPVTPALLGLQGLFVSSWNVIAAGTVIAAVPTVAVFLRFQKHFVGGLAIGAVK is encoded by the coding sequence GTGATTCGCCGTACGGGGTACCACGTGGCGATGTCGATCGTGTCGTTCCTGTGGGTCGCGCCGATCCTCTGGGTGATCGTGATCTCGTTCCGCAGCTTCGACGACGTCGCCGCGAACGGGCTCGGCTCGTTGCCGCATTCGTTCACGTTGTCGACGTACAAGTCGGCGTGGGAGGACGCGGACGAGTTCCGGGCGCTGATCAACAGTCTGCTCGTGACGATCCCGGCGGTGCTGCTGAGCCTCGGGCTGGCGTCGATCGCGGCGTACGGGCTGGCGCGGTACTCGATCCCGTTCCGGCGGACGATCCTGCTGCTGATGTTGATGGGGAACCTGCTGCCGCCGCAGATCCTGCTGATCCCGATCTCCCGGTTCGTGGAGTTGATCGGGTACTACGACACGCTGATCGCACTGATCGCGGTCCACGTCGGGTTCGGGCTCGGGTTCTACACGTTCGTGCTGCACGGGTTCATGCGGGACCTGCCGCGGGAGATCCAGGAGGCGGCGACGATCGACGGCGCCGGACCTGGACGCATCTACTCGAGTGTGATCCTGCCGTTGACCCGTCCGGCGCTGGCAGCGCTCGGCGCGCTGTCGTTCACGTGGATCTTCAACGATCTGTTGTGGTCGATCACCGTCATCCGGTCCGGGGAGAAGATGCCGGTGACGCCGGCGCTGCTCGGTCTGCAGGGTCTGTTCGTGTCATCGTGGAATGTGATCGCAGCCGGAACGGTGATCGCCGCGGTGCCTACCGTGGCGGTGTTCCTTCGTTTCCAGAAGCACTTCGTAGGCGGGCTGGCGATCGGAGCCGTCAAGTGA
- a CDS encoding carbohydrate ABC transporter permease produces the protein MTATAVESRSRTGSGSASRSRRRGVSPLILAFVLVPFVIEAIWVFWPALQGFWLALTSWDGLSAPRFIGFGNFGDMVSDPIFRTALKNTAIWLVLFGGLSVIGGFGMALLLQRERRGVGIYRAALFTPVVFSLVVTALIWRVFYQPDGLVDTVFRTVGLGNFVRPWLADPDTALYAVIVPALWRQIGYVMVLYLAGLKAVDPALYEAAKVDGASAWQRTRYVTIPQLKGVNSVVLSVIVIDSLRSFDIVWSMTKGGPYHSSELLSTYMYSTAFQSTQLGYASALAVVIFVLALAVILGYLIRAFREES, from the coding sequence GTGACCGCAACAGCTGTGGAATCTCGGAGCCGGACCGGCAGCGGTTCGGCCTCGAGGTCACGACGACGCGGTGTCTCACCGCTCATCCTGGCGTTCGTGCTGGTGCCGTTCGTCATCGAGGCGATCTGGGTGTTCTGGCCTGCGCTGCAGGGGTTCTGGCTGGCGTTGACCAGCTGGGACGGGCTGTCGGCGCCCCGGTTCATCGGGTTCGGCAACTTCGGGGACATGGTCTCGGACCCGATCTTCCGGACGGCGCTGAAGAACACCGCGATCTGGCTGGTGCTGTTCGGTGGGTTGAGTGTGATCGGCGGCTTCGGGATGGCGTTGCTGTTGCAGCGCGAGCGTCGCGGGGTCGGGATCTACCGGGCCGCGCTGTTCACTCCGGTCGTGTTCTCGCTGGTGGTCACGGCGCTGATCTGGCGCGTGTTCTACCAGCCGGACGGACTTGTCGACACGGTGTTCCGAACCGTTGGCCTGGGCAACTTCGTCCGTCCCTGGCTGGCCGACCCCGACACCGCGCTGTACGCCGTGATCGTGCCGGCGCTGTGGCGGCAGATCGGGTACGTGATGGTGCTGTACCTGGCCGGCCTGAAAGCGGTCGATCCCGCACTGTACGAGGCGGCGAAGGTCGACGGCGCGTCCGCCTGGCAGCGGACGCGGTACGTGACGATCCCGCAGCTCAAGGGGGTGAACTCCGTCGTCCTGTCGGTGATCGTGATCGACTCGCTGCGGTCGTTCGACATCGTCTGGTCGATGACCAAGGGCGGCCCGTACCACTCGTCCGAGCTGCTCAGCACGTACATGTACTCGACCGCGTTCCAGTCCACCCAGCTCGGCTACGCGTCGGCGCTGGCCGTGGTGATCTTCGTGCTCGCCCTGGCCGTGATCCTCGGCTACCTGATCCGCGCCTTCCGGGAGGAATCGTGA
- a CDS encoding extracellular solute-binding protein, with the protein MTGLAADRRTFLKGLGLLGAATLVPGCATSTKSPGSGSAATGELSLQSNLSSEQAKAAMEKLVAAYNKTGGSQVKLNTVAAEIFRTQLPTYLTSANPPDVYTWYAGSVADSYAKKDLLLDVTSVWDSMGNYSKAMQTLSTSSAGQKIFVPTSYYWWGMFYRKSNFAKWGVTPPKTWDEFVAVCKKIQGKGIPPIGIGLGDTPWVASAWFDYLNIRINGAPFHRQLLAGEGDFTDPKVKAVFTKWREVLPYFDPKGKSFPFQEATSALLAGKTGMFLIGTFFADSAPKDALDDIDFFQFPIIDPAVPVAEEAPTDGYFASKKVKDPEGTKKFLAWLATPEAQNIYVQSSSGTAIPANPDGKSADTALVKKGKAMIEGAAEITQFFNRDSSDALQPTADAALTKFLDKPDQIDQILKDWQAAAQKVFKA; encoded by the coding sequence ATGACGGGTCTGGCAGCAGATCGGCGGACGTTCCTCAAGGGACTCGGACTACTCGGGGCGGCCACTCTGGTCCCCGGATGCGCGACCTCGACGAAGAGTCCGGGCAGCGGCAGCGCGGCGACTGGTGAGCTCTCGCTGCAGTCCAACCTCTCCAGCGAGCAGGCCAAGGCCGCGATGGAGAAACTGGTTGCCGCGTACAACAAGACCGGCGGGTCGCAGGTCAAGCTGAACACGGTCGCCGCGGAGATCTTCCGGACCCAGCTGCCGACGTACCTGACCTCGGCGAACCCGCCGGACGTCTACACCTGGTACGCCGGATCGGTCGCGGACTCGTACGCGAAGAAGGACCTGCTGCTCGACGTCACCAGCGTCTGGGACAGCATGGGCAACTACTCGAAGGCGATGCAGACGCTGTCGACCAGCAGCGCCGGGCAGAAGATCTTCGTGCCGACCAGCTATTACTGGTGGGGCATGTTCTACCGGAAGTCGAACTTCGCCAAGTGGGGCGTGACGCCGCCGAAGACCTGGGACGAGTTCGTTGCCGTCTGCAAGAAGATCCAGGGCAAGGGGATCCCGCCGATCGGCATCGGCCTCGGTGACACGCCGTGGGTCGCGTCGGCCTGGTTCGACTACCTGAACATCCGGATCAACGGTGCGCCGTTCCACCGCCAGCTGCTGGCCGGCGAGGGTGACTTCACCGACCCGAAGGTGAAGGCGGTCTTCACCAAGTGGCGCGAGGTACTGCCGTACTTCGACCCGAAGGGTAAGTCGTTCCCGTTCCAGGAGGCGACGTCGGCGCTGCTCGCGGGCAAGACCGGGATGTTCCTGATCGGCACGTTCTTCGCCGACTCGGCACCGAAGGACGCGCTGGACGACATCGACTTCTTCCAGTTCCCGATCATCGATCCCGCCGTACCGGTGGCCGAAGAGGCGCCGACGGACGGGTACTTCGCGTCGAAGAAGGTGAAGGATCCGGAGGGCACCAAGAAGTTCCTCGCCTGGCTGGCGACGCCGGAGGCGCAGAACATCTACGTGCAGAGCTCTTCCGGTACGGCGATCCCGGCGAACCCGGACGGGAAGTCGGCCGACACCGCGCTGGTGAAGAAGGGCAAGGCGATGATCGAGGGTGCCGCGGAGATCACGCAGTTCTTCAACCGCGACTCGAGCGACGCTCTGCAGCCGACCGCCGATGCCGCGCTCACCAAGTTCCTCGACAAGCCCGACCAGATCGACCAGATCCTGAAGGACTGGCAAGCCGCAGCACAGAAGGTCTTCAAGGCGTGA
- a CDS encoding SDR family NAD(P)-dependent oxidoreductase, with amino-acid sequence MRLAGRVIVVTGAASGIGAACVDRALTEGALVVQVDIHPCKELPGKAISVVGDVASPDTWAEVRSRGRDELGPIDGLVSNAVVVDVKPAHELSPPSWQRQLDVNLTAAFLGFQALYDDLVANAGSVVLVSSVHAIAGLPGHPAYAATKGALVSLGRQLAVEYGRSIRVNTVLPGPVLTAMWDRVDAEGRDQSAQATALKRLGQPDEVAQTVAFLLSSEASFVTAASLVVDGGWSAVKDSA; translated from the coding sequence GTGCGGCTGGCTGGGCGGGTGATCGTGGTGACCGGGGCCGCGTCGGGGATCGGCGCGGCCTGCGTCGACCGCGCGCTGACCGAGGGTGCGCTGGTCGTGCAGGTGGACATCCACCCGTGCAAGGAGCTGCCGGGCAAGGCGATCAGCGTGGTCGGCGACGTCGCGTCGCCGGACACCTGGGCCGAGGTCCGGTCCCGCGGCCGCGACGAGCTCGGCCCGATCGACGGCCTGGTCAGCAACGCGGTGGTCGTCGACGTGAAGCCGGCCCACGAGCTGTCGCCACCGTCCTGGCAACGCCAACTCGACGTCAACCTCACCGCGGCCTTCCTCGGTTTCCAGGCGCTGTACGACGACCTCGTCGCGAACGCCGGCTCGGTGGTCCTGGTCTCTTCGGTGCACGCGATCGCGGGGCTACCCGGGCATCCGGCGTACGCCGCGACGAAGGGCGCACTGGTCTCGCTCGGACGGCAACTGGCCGTCGAGTACGGTCGCTCGATCCGGGTGAACACCGTGCTCCCGGGCCCGGTGCTGACGGCGATGTGGGACCGCGTCGACGCCGAGGGGCGAGATCAGAGCGCGCAGGCAACGGCACTCAAGCGGCTCGGACAACCGGACGAAGTGGCTCAGACGGTGGCGTTCCTGCTGTCGTCCGAGGCGTCGTTCGTGACAGCGGCAAGCCTGGTGGTCGACGGCGGATGGTCCGCGGTGAAGGACTCGGCGTGA
- a CDS encoding FadR/GntR family transcriptional regulator, which yields MTGIQRGVSRGLHGQIVEVMADRILSGQIPEGATINVTELQADLGVSLTAVREALKVLTAKGLVDARQKRGTFVRPRSDWNLLDADMIRWHFKDADSRPELLEELHEVRGIVEPAAARLAALRSEDSDVAALDEALAGMESADDNLAAAAADLAFHRALLAATGNELLTKMEVIMETGLADRDRLVHTVKPSDDPIPSHRLVVDAIRAHDPEGAELAMRELLAKAAEDLTEVRGSSRRRRR from the coding sequence GTGACGGGGATTCAGCGCGGGGTGTCGCGTGGGCTGCACGGGCAGATCGTCGAAGTGATGGCGGATCGCATCCTGTCGGGGCAGATCCCGGAGGGCGCGACCATCAACGTGACCGAACTGCAGGCCGACCTCGGCGTCAGCCTGACGGCGGTCCGGGAGGCGTTGAAGGTGCTGACCGCGAAAGGGCTCGTGGACGCGCGGCAGAAGCGCGGTACGTTCGTCCGGCCGCGTTCGGACTGGAACCTGCTCGACGCGGACATGATCCGCTGGCACTTCAAGGACGCCGACTCCCGGCCCGAGCTGCTCGAGGAACTGCACGAGGTGCGCGGGATCGTCGAGCCGGCCGCCGCGCGACTGGCCGCGCTGCGATCCGAGGACTCGGACGTCGCGGCCCTCGACGAGGCGCTCGCGGGGATGGAGTCGGCGGACGACAACCTCGCCGCGGCGGCCGCGGACCTCGCGTTCCACCGGGCCCTGCTGGCGGCAACCGGCAACGAACTGCTGACGAAGATGGAAGTGATCATGGAGACCGGGCTCGCCGATCGCGACCGGCTGGTGCACACCGTGAAGCCGTCGGACGATCCGATCCCGAGCCACCGGCTGGTCGTGGACGCGATCCGCGCACACGATCCCGAGGGCGCAGAGCTCGCGATGCGCGAACTGCTGGCGAAGGCGGCCGAGGACCTCACCGAAGTACGCGGTTCGAGTCGTCGGCGGCGCCGGTGA